The proteins below come from a single Ictalurus punctatus breed USDA103 chromosome 24, Coco_2.0, whole genome shotgun sequence genomic window:
- the nsmce1 gene encoding non-structural maintenance of chromosomes element 1 homolog isoform X2, producing the protein MSRPMGDSHKRFLQTMMSNGIISSVQAKALHRHCCETHGAHFSPDRLEEFIDVINTHLQPMFMHIRKGMSEEDGAQHYALVNMAETDITRMSSDYADNELELFRKTMDLILDSESGTASSTDLLNCADRLQTKKMKKKETEHVLNKFVQDKWLHEKQGEYTLSTRCIIEMEQYIRTVYQDLIRLCHVCHNIVLQGQICENPECGIKMHYYCVARYFKGRIDPHCPSCSDFWAHEIPGLISRPPKANREAEL; encoded by the exons ATGTCCCGACCTATGGGTGACAGTCATAAGCGGTTCTTACAGACCATGATGAGTAACGGTATAATCAGTAGTGTTCAGGCCAAGGCACTTCATCGCCATTGTTGTGAGACTCATGGAG CACATTTTTCACCAGATCGGTTGGAGGAATTCATTGACGTGATCAATACTCATCTTCAGCCCATGTTCATGCACATTAGAAAAGGCATGTCAGAAGAGGACGGAGCACAGCACTACGCCTTG GTAAACATGGCCGAAACAGACATCACGAGAATGTCTTCTGATTACGCTGATAATGAATTGGAACTGTTCAGGAAAACG ATGGATCTAATTCTAGACTCCGAGAGCGGTACTGCCTCTTCCACTGATCTCCTGAATTGCGCTGATCGTCTCCagacaaagaaaatgaaaaagaaagagaccgAGCATGTGCTGAATAAGTTTGTCCAGGACAAATGGTTACATGAG aaacaAGGTGAATACACTTTAAGCACTCGCTGCATCATCGAGATGGAGCAGTATATACGTACAGTTTACCAGGACCTCATCAGACTGTGTCACGTGTGCCACAACATAGTCTTACAG GGCCAAATCTGTGAAAACCCTGAGTGTGGTATCAAGATGCATTATTACTGTGTGGCCAGATATTTTAAAGGACGCATTGATCCACATTGCCCTTCCTGCAGTGACTTCTGGGCTCATGAGATACCAG ggCTAATATCACGACCACCAAAAGCTAACAGAGAAGCTGAGCTCTAA
- the nsmce1 gene encoding non-structural maintenance of chromosomes element 1 homolog isoform X1 codes for MSRPMGDSHKRFLQTMMSNGIISSVQAKALHRHCCETHGAHFSPDRLEEFIDVINTHLQPMFMHIRKGMSEEDGAQHYALVNMAETDITRMSSDYADNELELFRKTMDLILDSESGTASSTDLLNCADRLQTKKMKKKETEHVLNKFVQDKWLHEKQGEYTLSTRCIIEMEQYIRTVYQDLIRLCHVCHNIVLQGQICENPECGIKMHYYCVARYFKGRIDPHCPSCSDFWAHEIPEIQPESQSQSSSAREAAAPTPSTSATRRSRRS; via the exons ATGTCCCGACCTATGGGTGACAGTCATAAGCGGTTCTTACAGACCATGATGAGTAACGGTATAATCAGTAGTGTTCAGGCCAAGGCACTTCATCGCCATTGTTGTGAGACTCATGGAG CACATTTTTCACCAGATCGGTTGGAGGAATTCATTGACGTGATCAATACTCATCTTCAGCCCATGTTCATGCACATTAGAAAAGGCATGTCAGAAGAGGACGGAGCACAGCACTACGCCTTG GTAAACATGGCCGAAACAGACATCACGAGAATGTCTTCTGATTACGCTGATAATGAATTGGAACTGTTCAGGAAAACG ATGGATCTAATTCTAGACTCCGAGAGCGGTACTGCCTCTTCCACTGATCTCCTGAATTGCGCTGATCGTCTCCagacaaagaaaatgaaaaagaaagagaccgAGCATGTGCTGAATAAGTTTGTCCAGGACAAATGGTTACATGAG aaacaAGGTGAATACACTTTAAGCACTCGCTGCATCATCGAGATGGAGCAGTATATACGTACAGTTTACCAGGACCTCATCAGACTGTGTCACGTGTGCCACAACATAGTCTTACAG GGCCAAATCTGTGAAAACCCTGAGTGTGGTATCAAGATGCATTATTACTGTGTGGCCAGATATTTTAAAGGACGCATTGATCCACATTGCCCTTCCTGCAGTGACTTCTGGGCTCATGAGATACCAG AAATCCAGCCAGAATCACAAAGCCAGTCTTCATCTGCGAGAGAGGCGGCTGCTCCGACACCCTCCACGTCTGCCACACGTCGCTCCAGGAGGTCATAA
- the kdm8 gene encoding lysine-specific demethylase 8 (The RefSeq protein has 2 substitutions compared to this genomic sequence) has product MAHVWRDVMAVLPSSETESPLVFGEVVEPSVLAMLELCRKELYSSLNSSCIEKAQVILDYSWEKLNTGTWRDVDKEWRRVYSYGCLFKAVGTCHGETSQDKVQDAIKTCDLGLLMGASIMDNALQRLIVVLKNKVMVPSEVEDSEQPCPKKLRKEFILRPIINPALPVQRVRCPALESFRSEFLESEMPVILEGIIDHWPAFREHTWSIEYLRAVAGCRTVPVELGSRYTDEEWSQKLLTVNQFIDHYIMGQGEATTGYLAQHQLFDQVPELKEDIRIPDYCCLGEGDDDDITINAWFGPGGTISPLHQDPEQNFLAQVVGRKYIRLYRPEESENLYPHQFELLHNTSRVDVENPDVVQFPDFLNASYQECVLEPGDVLFIPKQHWHYVRSLELSFSVSFWWS; this is encoded by the exons ATGGCTCACGTTTGGAGAGACGTGATGGCAGTGCTGCCTTCTTCTGAAACTGAGTCCCCCCTTGTGTTCGGTGAAGTAGTTGAACCAAGTGTGCTAGCCATGTTAGAGCTCTGCAGGAAAGAGCTGTACAGCTCATTAAACTCTTCTTGTATTGAAAAAGCCCAAGTTATTCTTGATTACTCCTGGGAGAAGCTCAACACAGGGACATGGCGAGATGTGGACAAGGAGTGGAGACGTGTTTACTCCTACGGCTGCTTGTTTAAAGCTGTAGGAACATGTCATGGAGAAACATCACAAGACAAGGTCCAGGATGCCATAAAGACATGTGACCTGGGTTTGCTAATGGGTGCCTCCATTATGGATAATGCTTTGCAGAGACTCATAGTGGTGCTGAAAAATAAAGTCATGGTTCCTAGCGAAGTAGAGGACAGTGAACAGCCCTGTCCAAAG AAACTTAGGAAAGAGTTTATCCTGAGGCCAATAATCAACCCCGCACTGTCAGTACAGAGGGTTCGATGCCCAGCTCTGGAAAGTTTCCGATCAGAATTTCTGGAGTCCGAAATGCCAGTCATATTAGAGGGAATCATTGACCACTGGCCTGCCTTCAGAGAGCACACATGGAG TATAGAGTACCTGCGTGCAGTAGCAGGCTGCCGGACTGTTCCTGTTGAGCTGGGATCCAGGTATACTGATGAAGAGTGGTCTCAGAAGCTCCTTACAGTGAATCAGTTCATCGACCATTACATTATGGGCCAA gGGGAGGCTACTACAGGATACTTGGCTCAGCATCAGCTTTTTGATCAG GTGCCAGAGTTGAAAGAAGACATCCGTATCCCTGACTACTGTTGCCTTGGAGAGGGAGATGACGACGACATCACGATTAACGCTTGGTTTGGACCAGGAGGAACCATCTCTCCTCTGCATCAGGATCCCGAGCAAAACTTTTTGGCTCAG GTGGTTGGGAGAAAGTACATTCGTCTGTATCGTCCTGAAGAAAGTGAAAATCTCTATCCACATCAATCTGAGCTTCTGCACAACACCAGTcgg GTGGATGTTGAAAATCCAGATGTGGTCCAGTTCCCAGACTTCCTCAATGCTTCCTATCAAGAGTGTGTGCTTGAGCCTGGTGATGTCCTGTTCATCCCCAAACAGCACTGGCATTATGTGCGCTCATTAGAGCTCAGCTTCTCTGTTAGCTTTTGGTGGTCGTGA